The following are encoded together in the Desulfococcus multivorans genome:
- a CDS encoding response regulator transcription factor yields the protein MGSKKILIVDDELSILVPLKFLLEKNRFEVELAQSGKDALETIAQSKPDLILLDIMLPDLDGYEIFQMIRERPEWDDIKVIYLTARSRDVDIAKGLNLGADAYITKPFSNTELVKKINTLLG from the coding sequence ATGGGTTCAAAGAAAATACTGATCGTCGATGATGAGTTGAGCATCCTTGTCCCCCTCAAGTTCCTGCTGGAAAAAAACCGGTTTGAAGTGGAACTGGCCCAAAGTGGTAAGGACGCCCTGGAAACCATTGCCCAGTCCAAGCCGGATTTGATTCTTCTGGACATCATGCTGCCCGATCTGGATGGGTATGAAATTTTTCAGATGATCCGCGAAAGACCGGAGTGGGATGACATCAAGGTGATCTACCTGACGGCCCGGAGCCGGGATGTGGATATCGCCAAAGGCTTGAATCTCGGGGCTGACGCATACATCACCAAGCCGTTCTCCAATACGGAACTTGTGAAAAAAATAAACACCCTGCTCGGGTGA
- a CDS encoding sensor histidine kinase, with protein sequence MLSTETILFASVCYLGALFAIAYYGDKRADAGRSIISNPYVYTLSLAVYCTAWTFYGSVGRAVRSGPEFLAIYIGPTLMAALGWVVMRKILRISRIHRIASIADFIASRYGKSVALGGVVAVIAVLGVVPYISLQLKAISVSFLLLSHYSEGAVAVGFGSLFFLKDTAFYVAVLLAVFAVLFGTRKPKVTERHEGLVAAIALESVVKLVAFLAIGFFVTYGLHDGVADLFSHAEHRPDLRDLFTLDMSAGASADWTVHVLLSMLAIVLLPRQFQMAVVENVDEAHLKKAMWLFPLYLLAINLFVLPVALSGMIQFGGQAVDADTFVLRLPLVYGRHALALLVFVGGMSAATGMVIVETIALSTMISNNLVMPLLLHIPALRLGRHSDLGAWLVAVRHAAILLTVLLGYIYFRQTAEYYPLVAIGLVSFAAAAQFAPALLGGIFWKGGTKAGALSGLIAGFLVWLYTLVLPTMTDAGLLSSGFIREGPFGLHWLRPFHLFGLTGLDTISHGVFWSLLINTGAYIGVSLFSEQSVLEKNQAILFVDVFHFSQKAEDSAIWRGTARVPDLTSLLERFLGKARTQEALDAYVQKHHADRNRPLTADPGFVTHVEKVLTEVIGSASARVMVASVVTEESFGIEAVMDIVDETRQVIIHSHELEKATADLKAANERLQELDRLKDEFISTVTHELRTPLTAIQSIAEILREYPDTDKKEQGEFLEIMINEIHRLARLINQVLDFQKIEAGRMAWQVTALDLGGVIRHAVTATRQLVAEKDLRLTVALPEHTPEISGDRDQLVQVMVNLISNAVKFCDPHTGRIHIAMVHQDNILTVSVRDNGVGISEDAQSLIFEQFTQVSSAGRGRPQGSGLGLAITKRIVAFHGGTISVRSAPEQGTVFTVALPVDRTGGMH encoded by the coding sequence ATGCTGTCCACCGAGACCATTCTTTTCGCTTCCGTGTGCTATCTCGGCGCCTTGTTCGCCATCGCTTATTATGGCGACAAGCGCGCCGACGCCGGTCGCAGCATCATCAGCAACCCTTATGTCTATACCCTGTCCCTTGCGGTCTACTGTACGGCATGGACATTTTACGGCAGCGTGGGCCGGGCTGTCCGATCGGGCCCTGAATTTCTGGCCATCTATATCGGCCCGACCCTGATGGCCGCCCTGGGATGGGTGGTGATGCGGAAAATTCTGCGGATCAGCCGCATCCACCGGATTGCCTCCATCGCCGATTTTATCGCCTCCCGGTATGGGAAAAGCGTGGCACTGGGGGGGGTGGTGGCGGTCATTGCCGTGTTGGGCGTCGTTCCTTACATCTCCCTTCAACTCAAGGCCATCTCCGTCAGCTTTCTATTGTTGAGTCATTATTCCGAAGGTGCCGTTGCCGTGGGCTTCGGGAGTCTCTTCTTTCTCAAGGACACGGCGTTTTATGTGGCTGTTCTGCTGGCGGTGTTCGCCGTTCTTTTCGGTACGCGAAAACCGAAGGTGACCGAACGCCATGAAGGCCTGGTGGCGGCCATTGCCCTGGAATCGGTGGTCAAACTGGTCGCGTTTCTGGCCATTGGGTTTTTCGTGACTTACGGGCTTCATGACGGTGTGGCCGATCTCTTCTCCCATGCGGAGCATCGGCCTGATCTTCGTGATCTTTTCACCCTGGATATGTCCGCCGGCGCTTCCGCCGACTGGACCGTCCATGTCCTCCTCAGCATGCTGGCCATCGTTCTCCTGCCCCGACAATTTCAAATGGCCGTCGTTGAAAACGTCGATGAGGCGCATCTGAAAAAAGCGATGTGGCTATTTCCGCTTTATCTCCTGGCCATCAATCTGTTTGTTCTGCCGGTGGCCTTGTCGGGTATGATCCAGTTTGGCGGTCAGGCCGTCGATGCCGATACTTTTGTGCTGCGTTTGCCGCTGGTTTACGGTCGGCATGCACTGGCGCTTCTGGTATTCGTCGGGGGCATGTCGGCGGCTACGGGGATGGTAATCGTGGAAACCATCGCCCTTTCCACCATGATCAGCAATAATCTGGTGATGCCCCTGTTGCTGCATATTCCCGCCCTGAGACTGGGGCGACACAGCGATTTGGGCGCCTGGCTGGTGGCCGTCCGACACGCGGCGATTCTGTTGACGGTTCTTCTCGGCTATATCTACTTCCGTCAAACCGCCGAATATTACCCCCTCGTCGCCATCGGCCTGGTCTCTTTTGCCGCGGCGGCCCAGTTTGCGCCGGCGCTTCTGGGCGGGATATTCTGGAAGGGCGGCACCAAGGCCGGGGCCTTGAGCGGCCTCATCGCGGGCTTTCTGGTGTGGCTCTATACCTTGGTTCTTCCCACCATGACGGATGCCGGCCTGCTGTCTTCGGGATTTATCCGGGAAGGGCCCTTCGGCCTCCATTGGCTGCGGCCGTTCCATCTCTTCGGGCTTACGGGCCTGGATACCATTTCCCACGGCGTCTTCTGGAGCCTTCTCATCAATACCGGCGCCTATATCGGTGTATCGCTTTTCAGTGAACAGTCCGTTTTGGAAAAAAACCAGGCGATCCTGTTTGTGGATGTCTTCCATTTCTCCCAGAAAGCCGAAGATTCCGCCATCTGGCGCGGGACGGCAAGAGTTCCGGACCTGACATCGCTTCTGGAACGATTTCTGGGGAAGGCGCGTACCCAGGAGGCCTTGGATGCCTATGTCCAAAAGCACCACGCGGACCGGAATCGGCCTCTGACCGCCGATCCGGGGTTTGTCACCCATGTCGAAAAAGTCTTGACCGAAGTGATCGGTTCGGCCTCGGCTCGTGTCATGGTGGCCTCGGTGGTGACCGAAGAAAGCTTCGGCATCGAGGCGGTGATGGATATCGTTGACGAGACGCGTCAGGTCATCATTCACAGCCACGAGTTGGAGAAGGCGACCGCCGATCTCAAGGCGGCCAATGAGCGGCTTCAGGAGCTGGATCGCCTCAAGGATGAATTTATTTCCACGGTGACCCACGAGCTGCGCACGCCGCTCACCGCCATTCAGTCGATTGCCGAGATTTTGAGAGAGTATCCCGATACAGACAAAAAAGAACAGGGTGAGTTTCTCGAAATCATGATCAACGAAATCCATCGCCTGGCGCGTTTGATCAATCAGGTGCTCGACTTTCAGAAAATCGAAGCGGGCCGGATGGCATGGCAGGTCACCGCTTTGGATCTCGGCGGGGTGATTCGCCACGCCGTCACTGCTACGCGTCAGCTTGTCGCGGAGAAAGATCTCCGATTGACGGTGGCTTTGCCGGAACATACCCCTGAAATTTCAGGAGATCGAGATCAATTGGTGCAGGTTATGGTCAACCTGATTTCCAACGCGGTCAAGTTCTGCGACCCTCATACCGGCCGAATTCATATCGCCATGGTTCATCAGGACAACATCCTGACGGTCAGTGTCAGAGACAACGGCGTCGGTATCAGTGAAGATGCCCAGTCGTTGATATTTGAGCAGTTTACCCAGGTTTCGTCCGCCGGTCGCGGCCGGCCCCAGGGCAGCGGCCTGGGCCTTGCCATCACCAAGCGCATCGTAGCGTTTCACGGCGGCACCATATCCGTTCGGAGCGCGCCGGAGCAGGGGACCGTCTTTACGGTTGCCCTGCCGGTTGACCGAACGGGCGGCATGCACTAA
- the dnaK gene encoding molecular chaperone DnaK yields MKHVIGIDLGTTNSCISIMQGGEPVIINNTEGGRTTPSTVAVTRNGDRIVGQIAKRQAVTNPENTVFGVKRLIGRKFDSPEVRKDRLVLPYKIEKAANGDVRINLEGKSYSPAEISAFILSNLKASAETYLGEAVTDAVITVPAYFDDSQRQATKDAGRIAGLNVLRIINEPTAAALAYGMDKGSDSKIVVFDLGGGTFDISVLDIGDGVFEVKATSGDTHLGGEDFDLRLVDYLADEFKRDQGIDLRTDKMALQRLKEAAEKAKIELSTTLETDVNLPFITADAGGPKHLNIRITRAKLESLVSDLLDRLTGPCETALKDAGLSTSDIDQVILVGGMTRMPIVQERVRKIFGREPHKGVNPDEVVAMGAAVQGAVLKGDVKDVLLLDVTPLSLGIETLGGVMTKLIEKNTTIPARKSEIFSTAEDNQTAVTIQVLQGEREMAKDNKVLGRFELVGIPPAPRGTPQIEVTFDIDANGIVSVSAKDTATGREQSIRITAASGLDKAEVERLIREAELHQEEDRRRKELVSARNQADNLIYSTEKSLREQGSTVDGEIQRDIETAVDNLKKAMAGDNAAEIQQRSEILTQAVHRMTEAMYQRGPQGAQGPETKTAGGPSTSPQGGRSRDVDDVIDAEYEDVA; encoded by the coding sequence ATGAAACACGTTATCGGTATCGATCTTGGAACGACAAATTCCTGCATTTCGATCATGCAGGGCGGCGAGCCCGTGATTATCAACAATACGGAGGGCGGCCGAACAACGCCCTCAACAGTCGCCGTCACCCGGAACGGCGATCGGATCGTAGGACAGATCGCTAAACGCCAGGCAGTCACCAATCCGGAAAATACGGTCTTTGGCGTCAAACGGCTGATCGGGCGAAAATTCGACTCTCCGGAAGTCCGGAAAGACCGACTCGTTCTGCCGTATAAAATCGAAAAAGCGGCCAACGGGGACGTACGGATCAATCTGGAGGGCAAGTCTTACAGCCCGGCGGAGATTTCCGCCTTCATTCTGTCCAACCTCAAGGCAAGCGCCGAAACCTACCTCGGGGAAGCGGTCACGGACGCCGTCATCACAGTGCCGGCGTATTTTGACGACAGTCAGCGTCAAGCGACAAAGGATGCGGGCAGGATCGCCGGATTGAACGTCCTGAGAATCATCAATGAACCCACGGCAGCAGCTTTGGCCTACGGCATGGACAAAGGCAGCGACAGCAAGATCGTCGTCTTTGATCTGGGCGGCGGCACCTTTGATATTTCGGTGCTCGACATCGGCGACGGCGTCTTCGAGGTCAAGGCCACCAGCGGTGACACCCACCTGGGTGGGGAGGATTTCGACCTGCGGCTGGTCGATTACCTGGCGGACGAATTCAAAAGAGACCAGGGAATCGACCTGAGGACGGACAAGATGGCTCTCCAACGGCTCAAGGAGGCTGCCGAAAAGGCCAAAATCGAACTTTCCACGACCCTGGAAACCGACGTCAATCTCCCGTTCATCACTGCGGACGCCGGCGGCCCAAAGCATCTCAACATCCGTATTACCCGGGCCAAACTCGAATCCCTGGTCTCGGATCTGCTCGATCGGCTGACCGGCCCGTGCGAAACAGCGCTGAAAGACGCCGGTCTATCCACATCGGACATCGACCAGGTAATTCTGGTCGGCGGCATGACCCGGATGCCGATCGTCCAGGAGCGGGTCAGGAAGATTTTCGGCAGGGAACCCCACAAAGGCGTCAACCCGGATGAAGTGGTGGCCATGGGGGCTGCCGTTCAAGGCGCCGTTCTCAAGGGGGACGTCAAGGACGTGCTCCTGCTCGACGTCACACCGCTCTCTCTCGGCATCGAAACCCTGGGGGGCGTCATGACGAAGCTGATTGAAAAGAACACGACGATTCCCGCCAGGAAAAGCGAAATCTTCTCAACGGCCGAGGACAATCAGACAGCCGTGACCATACAGGTGCTGCAGGGCGAGCGCGAAATGGCCAAAGACAACAAAGTCCTGGGGCGATTCGAACTGGTCGGCATTCCCCCGGCACCCCGGGGAACCCCTCAGATCGAAGTGACCTTTGACATCGACGCCAACGGCATCGTCAGCGTATCGGCGAAGGACACAGCCACCGGCCGGGAACAGTCCATCCGCATTACGGCTGCATCCGGCCTCGACAAGGCCGAAGTCGAGCGGCTGATCCGTGAGGCCGAGTTGCATCAGGAAGAGGACCGTCGTAGAAAGGAATTGGTGAGCGCCCGTAACCAGGCCGACAATCTGATCTACTCGACGGAGAAAAGTCTGCGGGAGCAGGGTTCCACCGTGGACGGGGAAATTCAACGCGACATCGAGACAGCCGTCGACAACCTGAAAAAGGCCATGGCCGGCGATAATGCGGCGGAAATTCAGCAGCGCTCGGAAATCCTGACCCAGGCTGTGCATCGTATGACCGAGGCCATGTACCAGAGAGGTCCCCAAGGCGCTCAGGGTCCGGAAACGAAGACGGCCGGCGGCCCCTCGACATCGCCGCAGGGCGGTCGGTCCCGGGACGTCGATGACGTCATCGACGCCGAGTACGAGGATGTTGCATAA
- a CDS encoding glutamine--tRNA ligase/YqeY domain fusion protein, protein MTDARRDDSAAPPNFIRHIIKEDIAGGRYDGRVVTRFPPEPNGYLHIGHAKSICLNFGLAKEFGGVCHMRFDDTNPAREETEYVDSILEDVRWLGFSWGEHLYYASDYFERLYDFAVRLIEMGKAYVDSLSPDEIREYRGTLTSPGKESPYRNRSVAENLDLFQRMRAGEFEDGAHVLRAKIDMSEPNIIMRDPALFRIRKVGHHRTGDTWCIYPMYDFTHCLSDSIEGITHSICTLEFENNRELYDWVLDTLAVYHPQQIEFARLNLSYTVLSKRKLIQLVSEGHVSGWDDPRMPTISGLRRRGYTSAAIRNFCERIGVARRDSMVDIALLEYSIREDLNRRAPRMMAVLRPLRIVIENYPEGEVEALEFINNPEDPAAGTRKVPFSRELYIEQEDFMENPPKKFFRLAPGREVRLRYAYFITCTEVVKDDAGRIVELRCTYDPATKGGDAPDGRKVKGTLHWVSAAHAVPAEVRLYDTLFTLENPAECEDFRSCLNPDSLKVLTDCRVEPDLADALPETGFQFERTGYFCADRDSRPGRPVFNRTVTLRDTWAKIQKKEQKQA, encoded by the coding sequence ATGACAGACGCCAGACGAGACGATTCGGCCGCTCCGCCGAATTTCATTCGACATATCATCAAGGAAGACATCGCCGGCGGCAGGTACGACGGTCGGGTCGTCACGCGTTTTCCGCCCGAGCCCAACGGTTACCTCCACATCGGGCACGCCAAATCCATCTGCCTCAATTTCGGGCTGGCCAAAGAATTCGGGGGCGTCTGCCACATGCGGTTCGACGACACCAATCCCGCCAGGGAAGAGACGGAATACGTCGATTCGATCCTGGAGGATGTGAGGTGGCTTGGCTTCAGCTGGGGTGAACATCTCTATTATGCCTCCGATTATTTCGAGCGGCTATACGATTTCGCCGTTCGCCTGATCGAGATGGGCAAGGCTTACGTGGACAGCCTCAGTCCCGATGAAATAAGGGAATACCGGGGAACCCTGACGTCGCCGGGAAAGGAGAGTCCTTACCGGAACCGCTCCGTGGCGGAAAATCTCGATCTGTTCCAGCGCATGCGCGCGGGTGAATTCGAGGACGGCGCGCACGTCCTGCGGGCAAAAATCGATATGTCCGAACCCAACATCATCATGCGGGACCCGGCCCTCTTCCGTATCCGCAAAGTCGGTCACCACCGGACCGGCGATACATGGTGTATCTATCCCATGTACGATTTTACCCACTGTCTTTCGGATTCCATCGAGGGAATCACCCATTCCATCTGCACCCTGGAGTTCGAGAACAACCGGGAGCTTTACGACTGGGTCCTTGACACACTGGCGGTTTACCATCCGCAACAGATCGAGTTCGCTCGGCTCAATCTCAGCTATACGGTGCTCAGCAAGCGTAAACTGATTCAGTTGGTGTCCGAGGGGCATGTGTCCGGCTGGGATGATCCGAGAATGCCCACCATCTCGGGATTGCGACGCCGGGGATACACGTCCGCGGCCATCCGGAATTTCTGTGAAAGGATCGGTGTGGCCCGCCGGGACAGCATGGTGGACATCGCTCTTTTGGAATACAGCATCCGGGAAGACCTGAATCGACGTGCCCCGCGAATGATGGCCGTCTTGAGACCCCTCAGGATTGTCATCGAGAACTATCCCGAGGGCGAAGTGGAAGCGCTTGAGTTTATCAACAACCCCGAAGACCCGGCGGCCGGCACCCGTAAGGTCCCGTTTTCCAGGGAGCTCTACATCGAGCAGGAGGACTTCATGGAAAATCCGCCCAAAAAATTCTTCCGATTGGCGCCGGGCCGGGAGGTGCGGCTTCGATACGCCTATTTTATCACCTGCACCGAGGTGGTGAAGGATGATGCAGGGCGGATCGTCGAGCTGCGCTGCACCTACGATCCGGCGACCAAGGGCGGAGACGCTCCCGACGGCCGGAAGGTCAAGGGAACCCTCCACTGGGTTTCGGCGGCCCATGCCGTTCCCGCGGAGGTGCGTCTCTACGATACGCTTTTCACATTGGAAAATCCAGCGGAGTGCGAGGATTTCCGGTCGTGCCTCAACCCGGATTCCCTGAAGGTCCTCACCGACTGCCGGGTGGAGCCCGATCTGGCCGATGCCCTGCCGGAGACCGGCTTTCAATTCGAACGGACGGGCTATTTCTGCGCGGACCGCGACAGCCGGCCCGGCCGACCGGTTTTCAACCGCACCGTGACGCTGCGGGACACCTGGGCCAAGATCCAGAAAAAAGAGCAGAAGCAGGCCTGA
- a CDS encoding metal-dependent transcriptional regulator encodes MQGLSENLENYLETILELQRENTVARVKDIAEKIGVLSGTVTSALRTLSEKGLVNYKPYSFITLTPEGERIAMEVLRRHHVIKDFLHCVLLLDEDRAEENACRMEHAMDKVAINRLVQFIDYVHQCPRAGEDWIANFNTFFSRNRIVESNCPDCLDKCMTRYSRKRTASDDTDISS; translated from the coding sequence ATGCAGGGGCTTTCCGAAAATTTAGAGAATTACCTTGAAACAATTCTGGAGTTGCAGCGGGAGAACACCGTGGCCAGGGTAAAGGACATCGCCGAGAAGATCGGCGTGCTGAGCGGCACCGTTACTTCCGCCCTGAGAACCTTGTCGGAGAAAGGGCTGGTCAACTACAAGCCCTACAGTTTTATCACCCTGACTCCTGAAGGCGAAAGGATCGCCATGGAAGTCCTGCGGCGCCACCATGTCATCAAAGATTTCCTGCACTGTGTTCTCCTTCTCGACGAAGACCGGGCGGAAGAGAACGCCTGCCGGATGGAGCACGCCATGGACAAGGTCGCCATCAACCGCCTGGTGCAGTTCATCGACTATGTTCACCAGTGTCCCCGGGCCGGAGAGGATTGGATCGCCAACTTCAACACCTTTTTTTCAAGGAACAGGATCGTCGAGTCCAACTGCCCGGATTGCCTGGATAAATGCATGACGCGCTACAGCCGGAAGCGAACGGCCTCGGACGACACCGACATCTCTTCCTGA
- a CDS encoding MBL fold metallo-hydrolase yields the protein MTTSESTDCCELTVCTLASGSRGNAVYISDGRTGLLVDAGLSGVEIERRLAARNLCPKNIDAILVSHEHTDHIKGVGVLSRKYSLPVYMTPKTARAVGSKLGRIDEVRHFEPGVRFRVDRLTIHPFSLSHDAADPAGFTIGRNGTSIGLATDLGVATALVKAHLRACTLLILEANHDPDLLMHGPYPWHLKQRVKGRTGHLSNSQSRELLQEVIHEGMRHVILGHLSQQNNTPDHALREVALALNGHKTRISVALQDTCGELIRVQTPAEKAP from the coding sequence ATGACGACATCAGAGTCAACCGACTGCTGCGAGCTCACCGTCTGCACCCTGGCCAGCGGGAGCCGGGGCAACGCCGTTTACATCTCGGACGGACGGACCGGACTTCTAGTGGACGCCGGGCTTTCGGGGGTGGAGATCGAGCGGCGTCTGGCCGCACGAAATCTGTGCCCGAAGAACATCGACGCCATTCTCGTCTCCCACGAGCACACGGATCACATCAAGGGCGTAGGCGTCCTCAGCCGGAAGTATTCCCTTCCCGTCTACATGACCCCCAAAACGGCCCGGGCCGTTGGGTCCAAACTGGGACGGATCGACGAGGTACGGCACTTCGAGCCGGGCGTCCGGTTTCGGGTGGATCGACTCACGATCCACCCTTTCTCCCTTTCACATGACGCGGCCGACCCTGCGGGATTTACCATCGGCCGGAACGGCACCAGTATCGGCCTGGCCACCGACCTGGGCGTGGCCACCGCCCTTGTCAAGGCCCACCTCCGGGCTTGCACCCTGCTGATCCTCGAGGCCAACCATGATCCGGACCTCCTCATGCACGGTCCCTACCCGTGGCACCTCAAGCAGCGGGTCAAAGGTCGGACCGGCCACCTCTCCAACAGCCAATCCCGGGAACTGCTCCAGGAGGTCATCCATGAAGGGATGCGTCACGTCATTCTGGGGCACCTGAGTCAGCAAAACAACACTCCGGACCACGCCCTCCGGGAGGTCGCCCTGGCCCTGAACGGCCACAAGACCCGTATTTCCGTCGCACTTCAGGACACCTGCGGGGAACTGATCCGGGTGCAGACACCCGCTGAAAAAGCGCCTTAA